The Gemmata palustris genome includes a region encoding these proteins:
- a CDS encoding SDR family NAD(P)-dependent oxidoreductase — MGVLDRFRLDGRTAVITGGSRGLGRAMAQALAEAGANLILVGREEEALEAARLELVELGRRVAVVPGDVSTPVGAEAACRQVLNLNRPVDILINNVGGRRVDVATEEIPVAQWQELMDLNLTSALVCSQHLCRGMLERGRGSVVNVTSVAGPIAIKGIRGRHYETAKSALTALTRALAADWAPRGVRVNAIAPGVFLTDPNRRWFGEKPDFQAGFVSHIPMNRMGEPGELGPTAVFLASDASSYVTGATIVVDGGYTLW, encoded by the coding sequence ATGGGCGTGTTGGACCGGTTTCGGCTCGACGGACGCACGGCGGTCATCACCGGTGGCAGCCGCGGATTGGGGCGCGCGATGGCCCAAGCACTGGCCGAGGCCGGAGCTAATCTCATTCTGGTCGGGCGCGAAGAAGAGGCGCTCGAAGCTGCCCGGTTGGAGTTGGTCGAACTCGGGCGCCGGGTCGCGGTCGTCCCGGGAGACGTGTCCACGCCCGTGGGCGCAGAAGCCGCCTGTCGGCAGGTTCTGAACCTGAACCGCCCGGTGGATATCTTGATTAATAACGTCGGCGGGCGCCGCGTTGATGTGGCGACGGAAGAGATCCCCGTTGCACAGTGGCAGGAACTGATGGACCTGAACCTGACGAGCGCCCTGGTGTGCTCGCAGCACCTGTGCCGGGGGATGCTGGAGCGGGGCCGCGGGTCGGTGGTGAACGTGACGAGCGTCGCGGGGCCGATCGCGATCAAGGGGATCCGCGGGCGGCACTACGAGACCGCGAAATCGGCTCTGACGGCCCTCACGCGGGCGCTCGCCGCGGACTGGGCGCCGCGCGGCGTGCGGGTGAACGCGATCGCGCCGGGCGTGTTCCTCACGGACCCCAACCGGCGGTGGTTCGGTGAGAAGCCGGACTTCCAGGCCGGGTTCGTGTCGCACATTCCGATGAACCGCATGGGCGAACCGGGGGAACTCGGCCCCACTGCGGTCTTCCTCGCGAGCGATGCGTCGAGTTACGTCACCGGCGCCACGATCGTCGTGGACGGCGGGTATACGCTTTGGTGA